The Thermococcus sp. 4557 genomic sequence GCCTTGAGGACGGCATGCGTATTATAGACCTTGGATGCGGTTCGGTCTCGCCCGTTGAGCTGGGGAGCGCCGTCGGGCCGAACGGAAAATACGTGGGCATTGACTTCTCCCCGGGACTGCTCAGCATCGCAACGACCCGTGTGAAGGACGAAGGGCTGGATTGGGTCACCCTCAGGGAGATGGACGTGAGGAGACTGGTTGTAAGAAACACATACGATGGGGTTGTGGTGAGTTTTCTGCTTGGGTATCTGGAGAACCCCGGGGCGGTCGTCAGGAAAGCCATCGAGATGCTCGGCCCAGGGGGGAGGCTGGTTATACTGGACGTATTCCAGGACCTCAACCCCAAGGTTGCAGCGTTGGAATTTTTTGAAAGTCTCACAAAGGAGTTTGTGAGGTTTCCAAGTGCGGGGGAAATCCTGGCTGCAGTGGATGAGAGCCCCTATGATGTCGAGGCATCCGTGATCGGAAACTCAACCATCGTGGTGACCCGTGTGCTGTGATTTTTTTT encodes the following:
- a CDS encoding class I SAM-dependent methyltransferase, with translation MDPLVEVLDRNMEAMADVAVGYLIQIGLKYDVFKELVRGVSREKLIASVPLPNKERLERLIDTYIQLGIVEESGGSLRMAECSYELSLTRERLEKLMPDWIPILEEMYKMADYAFISREHPKVLMDFDKGADFWDMRLLLGINRIYRQLASRLLGLEDGMRIIDLGCGSVSPVELGSAVGPNGKYVGIDFSPGLLSIATTRVKDEGLDWVTLREMDVRRLVVRNTYDGVVVSFLLGYLENPGAVVRKAIEMLGPGGRLVILDVFQDLNPKVAALEFFESLTKEFVRFPSAGEILAAVDESPYDVEASVIGNSTIVVTRVL